Proteins encoded together in one Plasmodium brasilianum strain Bolivian I chromosome 6, whole genome shotgun sequence window:
- a CDS encoding anaphase-promoting complex subunit 3, giving the protein MNKDEELFCHLNFLMCAVHLSRKYNLKFQSRLYQDLLDTYYYRKNLRVKESIFPNETYLNYNDLNGLYNYTRRKCQAIRCENIMKYAYIYCCYKLKKEKRRTIALMLLDEDFIKYNCNNNKYEDYKKKNIKIYENNFYNVKSLPGYSAAYYLMGKLYEKEAKREWFNELKKNKLINIASYCYYLCYKSCPFFMCSCKKLLKLHGNFYCNSMYTEEVKKISKLYNFGTYIYQKHKFESSCKDDEEDDGENKVIEKKRNADFDNNILELIEFKEEIINNIDIKNTEFILSLIKEDEIKNFFLKWMNCYKDDVQVSIHEESNNFISKEGIHNLSIIGNFYYYFYVNNFKTCLLLIDKWENKPIFSIFLFYIKGLCYFFLRNYEKCAFFLEKIHNIDCYYTKHLPYLSTCYWYQKKENKIEYILTTYPKREINEHFLCLIGNYFSLKNNKNLAAQFFRRAIQLNAFHEYAYILYSCEMKYLGKRRKAAVALSKCLQINPCNFKAHLLLSVLLFQERKFELANVHLSLCLKLNNTDAIISLYCATIYNHNEKYETALLCLEHAQKNDYEGIYLFIMQGIIFLKIRRNVEALKSFLKAQKIDPTCSFINTLIAFTLLLEKKFDKSKKIIKELVLQNLSSINIKLLKDIYKCCNFKILPNKSMLNKIELFFKEGSFLKNINMFDNICSQ; this is encoded by the coding sequence atgaataaagaTGAAGAGTTATTCTGTCACTTGAATTTCCTAATGTGTGCTGTTCATCTGTCGAGAAAGTACAATCTAAAATTCCAAAGCAGGTTGTATCAAGACCTTTTAGACACTTattattatagaaaaaatttaagggTGAAAGAATCTATATTTCCTAATGAAACTTACTTGAACTACAATGATTTAAATGGTTTATATAACTATACTCGAAGAAAATGCCAAGCAATAAGGTGCgagaatataatgaaatatgcatacatttaCTGTTGttataaattgaaaaaagaaaagagaagaaCTATAGCTTTAATGCTGTTAGATGaagattttataaaatacaattgtaataataataaatatgaagattataagaaaaagaatataaaaatttatgaaaataatttttataatgtgaAAAGTCTACCAGGGTATAGTGCTGCGTATTACTTGATGGggaaattatatgaaaaggaAGCTAAAAGAGAATGGTTTAACGaattgaaaaagaataaattaataaacataGCATCTTACTGCTATTATTTGTGTTATAAATCATGTCCATTTTTCATGTGCTCTTGTAAAAAGCTGCTGAAATTGCATggaaatttttattgtaatagTATGTACACAgaagaagtaaaaaagaTTTCAAAACTGTACAATTTCGGAACATACATTTAccaaaaacataaatttgaATCTTCTTGCAAAGATGATGAAGAAGACGATGGAGAGAATAAAGTGATAGAAAAAAAGCGAAATGCTGATTTTGATAATAACATTTTAGAATTAATAGAATTTAAGGAAgagataataaataatatagatataaaaaacactgagtttatattatcattaataaaagaagacgaaataaaaaatttctttttaaaatggaTGAACTGTTACAAAGATGATGTGCAAGTTTCGATTCACGAAGAAAGTAATAACTTCATTTCGAAGGAAGGAATACACAATTTATCAATAATAGGAAacttttattactatttttatgttaataattttaaaacatgtttattattaatagatAAGTGGGAAAACAAGCCAATTTTTagtatattccttttttatattaaggggttatgttattttttcttaaggAATTATGAAAAGTGCGCATTTTTTCTGGAAAAAATTCATAACATTGACTGTTATTACACAAAGCATTTACCATATTTGTCAACATGTTATTGGTAtcaaaagaaagaaaataaaatagaatatattttgacAACTTACCCAAAGAGAGAAATAAACGAACACTTTTTATGTCTTATAGGAAATTACttctctttaaaaaataacaaaaactTAGCTGCTCAATTTTTTAGAAGAGCAATTCAGTTAAATGCGTTTCATGAATATGCTTATATTCTTTACTCTTGTGAAATGAAATACTTGGGGAAACGACGTAAAGCAGCTGTAGCATTGTCAAAATGCCTTCAAATAAATCCTTGTAATTTTAAGGCACACTTATTATTGAGTGTTCTATTATTTCAAGAAAGAAAATTTGAGTTAGCAAATGTTCATTTAAGTTTATGtctaaaattaaataatactgATGCCATTATAAGCTTATATTGTGCtactatatataatcataatgaaaaatatgaaactGCCTTACTTTGTTTAGAACATGCccaaaaaaatgattatgaaggtatttatttatttattatgcaaggcattatattcttaaaaataagaagaaatGTAGAAGCTTTAAAAAGCTTCCTAAAAGCTCAAAAAATAGATCCAACTTGCAGTTTCATTAACACACTTATAGCTTTCACATTacttttagaaaaaaaatttgataaatccaaaaaaataattaaagaaCTAGTTCTTCAAAACTTAAGTAgtattaacataaaattgttaaaagaTATCTATAAATGCTGCAATTTTAAGATACTCCCAAACAAAAGtatgttaaataaaatagaacttttttttaaggaaggtagttttttaaaaaacattaatatgTTCGACAATATCTGTTCGCAATGA